One window from the genome of Desulfurellaceae bacterium encodes:
- a CDS encoding exodeoxyribonuclease V subunit gamma, producing the protein MPQRRVFVTDAFGVLQDACIAAVQAVQTAQSLSPLTILVPHDSLADHLRQAIARAARGHLGVRFFTLTDFARECAEDRLARHGWRPLPRLAAPLIMKHLLAQLGPEHLFGGLADQPGFPASVLTTLAECKDAGISADHLQTFVPRARLTGAYRAKIESLATLYHHYQRFLTERRLYDEQDLLDQAALGCDAPPGAVFVYGFYDFSPLQRRLIAAALQDRDGLVFFPWRAGQAYASATPTLSWLRSLGLTYTPLARAAESELSRLHQSLFEEALPRAASAGAVSPSVRCLAAPSDSREAREISRTVLSLVRDHQLRFSEIGIVLRDPDRYGRLLTETFDNLDIPSWLSSGLPLLHTAAGQTLHLLCRMLVEDYAPDRVFEFLTVSRPPDAMARPAQLDRWQALVRQAGIVGGVTAWQDGLARLETAYRAEARSSNQAAAELSVVRACRAFMRGLFAMAEQRPSQLSWHAWADYSLRLYRTYSSPTSYTDQIEALLLDLAQLDLIGSHQRSAEAGDPNRFNMSSPSLEDWATAVSRALATPHPTGQTDGVFIGELATARGRRFRAVIIPGMLDGGFPRSVRQDPLLLDAERQHLAETLGCELAQRGQRNEEERLLFCLATQTAVEHLILSYPSHDRPSGRPQLPSWYLLRVLEALRGRVQTFTDLEAWSQRVPLAPVYAGPVQQAQDPLEFHLATVEQALAGGDMAALGYLPLALPAFAAARQAVGQRLDSPRLTAFDGLLEAPQVRHRLRQLFPTGVCLSPSALETYARCPFQYFLSQVLGLTPRDETEGLAGLSPRQRGLLLHAIVSDFFSQLRRTGQLPVHGQDPQLLIQRLMHIADTHFSRFADTQPTGPSLMWELEQERLRERLIRLVYHEVADQSEFVPQAFELDFGSTPDAEQHGSAEERFFPDRPVSFSLEDGESIRLRGRIDRIDVSSAGPQARIIDYKTGRASRGRFARGTALQLPLYLFAACSLRPDLVWESAGYVGLGQRVHTPAPAFRSETWPEATGVLRQILTIVLKGMRSGCFFPHPATCRPCPFPDICGSQVEQRMRHKRHDPRWTVMHQLGAID; encoded by the coding sequence ATGCCCCAACGGCGCGTGTTTGTGACCGATGCGTTTGGCGTGTTGCAAGACGCCTGCATTGCCGCAGTCCAAGCCGTCCAGACGGCCCAGTCCCTCAGCCCCCTGACCATTCTTGTGCCGCATGATTCCCTGGCTGACCACCTGCGCCAGGCCATTGCCCGGGCCGCGCGCGGCCATCTTGGCGTGCGATTTTTTACTCTGACCGATTTTGCCCGCGAGTGTGCCGAAGACCGCCTGGCCCGACATGGCTGGCGGCCGCTGCCACGACTGGCGGCTCCGCTGATCATGAAACACCTGCTCGCCCAACTCGGGCCCGAGCACCTGTTCGGTGGTCTGGCCGACCAACCCGGCTTCCCTGCAAGTGTGCTGACAACCCTGGCCGAGTGTAAAGACGCCGGCATCTCCGCAGACCATTTGCAGACCTTTGTGCCCCGGGCTCGGCTGACCGGCGCCTACCGCGCTAAGATTGAAAGTCTCGCCACGCTGTACCACCACTACCAGCGCTTTCTCACCGAGCGGCGGCTGTACGACGAGCAGGATCTGCTGGACCAAGCCGCGCTTGGGTGTGATGCCCCGCCCGGCGCCGTGTTCGTCTACGGGTTTTACGACTTCAGCCCGCTCCAGCGCCGCCTGATTGCGGCCGCGCTGCAAGACCGTGATGGCCTGGTATTCTTTCCCTGGCGGGCGGGCCAGGCGTACGCCTCTGCCACGCCGACGCTGAGTTGGCTGCGCAGCCTGGGCCTGACCTACACCCCGCTGGCCCGGGCGGCCGAGTCGGAGCTGTCGCGGCTCCACCAGTCCCTTTTTGAAGAAGCGCTGCCTCGTGCCGCCTCGGCTGGCGCTGTTAGCCCTTCCGTCCGCTGCCTGGCCGCGCCGAGTGACAGCCGTGAGGCGCGTGAAATCAGTCGGACGGTATTGTCTCTTGTCCGTGATCACCAGCTCCGTTTTTCCGAAATTGGTATCGTCCTGCGCGACCCGGACCGCTACGGCCGCCTGCTGACCGAGACCTTCGACAACCTGGACATCCCGAGCTGGCTGTCTAGCGGTCTGCCGTTGCTCCACACCGCAGCCGGCCAAACCCTGCACCTGCTGTGCCGCATGCTGGTTGAAGACTACGCGCCGGACCGGGTGTTTGAGTTCCTGACCGTCAGCCGGCCGCCCGACGCGATGGCTCGGCCCGCCCAGCTCGACCGCTGGCAGGCCCTGGTCCGGCAGGCAGGGATTGTGGGCGGCGTCACGGCCTGGCAAGACGGTCTGGCCCGGCTTGAAACGGCCTACCGAGCCGAAGCCCGTTCCTCGAACCAAGCCGCAGCCGAGCTGTCCGTTGTGCGGGCGTGTCGGGCTTTTATGCGGGGACTGTTTGCCATGGCCGAGCAGCGGCCGAGCCAGCTGAGCTGGCACGCCTGGGCGGACTACAGCCTGCGACTGTACCGTACCTATAGCAGCCCGACGTCGTATACCGATCAAATCGAAGCGCTTCTGCTTGACCTGGCCCAGCTCGATCTTATCGGCAGCCACCAGCGGAGCGCTGAGGCGGGTGATCCAAACCGCTTCAACATGTCCAGCCCAAGCCTCGAAGACTGGGCCACAGCCGTCAGCCGAGCCCTGGCTACACCCCACCCCACGGGACAGACCGACGGTGTTTTCATCGGAGAGCTGGCCACCGCCCGTGGCCGGCGTTTCCGGGCTGTCATTATTCCCGGCATGCTTGACGGAGGCTTTCCACGCAGCGTCCGACAAGATCCGCTGTTGCTCGACGCCGAACGCCAGCACCTGGCCGAGACGCTCGGCTGCGAGCTGGCCCAGCGCGGACAGCGGAACGAGGAGGAACGTCTGCTCTTCTGCTTGGCCACCCAGACCGCGGTCGAGCATCTCATCCTGAGCTATCCCAGCCACGACCGGCCGAGCGGTCGGCCGCAGCTGCCGTCCTGGTATCTGCTGCGCGTTCTTGAGGCGCTGCGCGGCCGGGTGCAGACCTTTACCGATCTCGAAGCCTGGAGTCAGCGCGTCCCGCTGGCTCCGGTGTATGCCGGACCCGTTCAGCAGGCCCAGGATCCCCTCGAGTTCCACCTGGCAACGGTCGAACAGGCGCTGGCCGGCGGCGATATGGCGGCCCTGGGCTATCTGCCGCTCGCCCTGCCCGCCTTTGCCGCAGCCCGCCAAGCGGTCGGCCAACGCCTGGACAGTCCGCGTCTGACCGCCTTTGACGGCCTGCTCGAAGCTCCTCAGGTCAGACACCGGCTGCGTCAGCTCTTTCCGACCGGGGTGTGCCTCTCGCCGAGCGCCCTCGAAACCTACGCCCGGTGTCCCTTCCAGTACTTTCTCAGTCAGGTGCTGGGCCTGACTCCGAGGGATGAGACTGAAGGGCTGGCGGGCCTCAGTCCCCGCCAGCGCGGCCTGCTGCTGCACGCTATTGTGTCCGACTTCTTCTCTCAGCTGAGGAGGACTGGGCAGCTGCCCGTGCACGGCCAAGATCCCCAGCTTTTGATCCAACGGCTGATGCATATTGCGGACACGCATTTCAGCCGTTTTGCCGACACCCAGCCTACTGGCCCGTCCCTGATGTGGGAGCTGGAACAGGAACGTCTGCGTGAACGTTTGATTCGTCTGGTGTATCACGAGGTCGCGGACCAATCGGAATTTGTGCCCCAGGCCTTTGAGCTTGACTTTGGTTCAACACCCGACGCTGAGCAGCACGGGTCGGCTGAGGAGCGATTTTTTCCCGACCGACCGGTCAGCTTCAGCCTGGAGGACGGGGAGTCCATTCGCCTACGGGGCAGGATTGACCGGATCGATGTGTCCAGCGCCGGACCACAGGCCCGGATCATTGACTATAAGACCGGCCGCGCGTCGCGCGGTCGATTTGCCCGCGGCACAGCCCTGCAACTCCCGCTATATCTGTTTGCGGCCTGCAGCCTGCGGCCCGACCTGGTATGGGAATCGGCCGGCTATGTCGGACTGGGCCAGCGGGTCCACACCCCGGCTCCGGCCTTCCGCTCAGAGACCTGGCCGGAGGCAACAGGGGTGCTCCGGCAGATCCTGACCATCGTACTGAAGGGGATGCGCTCGGGTTGCTTTTTTCCACACCCGGCCACCTGTCGCCCGTGTCCCTTTCCGGACATCTGCGGCAGCCAGGTCGAGCAACGCATGCGGCACAAACGCCACGACCCGCGCTGGACCGTGATGCACCAGCTGGGCGCGATCGACTGA
- the rimI gene encoding ribosomal protein S18-alanine N-acetyltransferase → MNAKDTARCRGRTVSLRACTEADLPAILDIERASYPTAWTRTAFVHELHNQHGRFVVAEQHGRVVGYVCSWLIIDEVHILNIAVQPACRRHGIGHALLGQILVQAGQAGARTANLEVRRSNRAAIRLYQQFDFETVSVRRGYYADGEDGLLMVKAIEKAGQTP, encoded by the coding sequence GTGAATGCCAAAGACACGGCTCGGTGCAGGGGCAGGACAGTATCGCTCCGCGCCTGCACCGAGGCAGACCTGCCGGCCATCCTCGACATCGAACGCGCCAGCTATCCGACCGCCTGGACGCGCACCGCTTTTGTCCACGAACTCCACAACCAGCACGGGCGTTTTGTGGTCGCCGAGCAACACGGCCGGGTTGTCGGCTATGTGTGCAGTTGGCTGATTATTGACGAGGTCCATATCCTGAACATTGCTGTTCAGCCCGCGTGTCGCCGGCACGGGATTGGCCACGCCCTGCTGGGCCAGATCCTGGTCCAGGCCGGCCAGGCCGGAGCCCGGACAGCAAATCTTGAGGTCCGCCGCAGTAACCGAGCCGCGATTCGGCTGTACCAACAATTCGACTTTGAGACGGTCAGCGTGCGGCGCGGGTATTATGCCGACGGCGAAGACGGGCTGCTCATGGTGAAAGCGATTGAAAAAGCGGGACAAACCCCGTAA
- a CDS encoding 4Fe-4S dicluster domain-containing protein, whose translation MATLITSDCINCGACEPECPNTAIYQGGVDWELGDATSPAISEDIFYIVPQKCTECVGFYEQEACAAVCPVDCCIPDPDIPETEDVLIARAKELHPDQSFEGDFPSRFKVGGEEAPAEPAESAEAPAPQANGAAEPAPVAAPAPAAPATVAPKPVAVPVPKRELRERLFPGELAESYEAALSRIAPARANIGLGSVVALLQPLLGALPASTKNSLEEALDDPRYFSAASSTGMNVLLNMVLYPVVCLAAYSAMGGELFSQQANASIFIGLLIASGETVVRLREALFQGVSSDEARFRGAPYGLALAPLTAPFLGMRAKRSQEQGAIPVEGYYSGEFDEKTERSRRYGEAYSVETENNAYLLRLELPRRVPVSARKRELGIGDEMPDYEYELSLQEDHFLVKGSLTDPEIRQLAAISPAFPPDFTKRITFDRPVSSFKHRYRDKTLEVILFQR comes from the coding sequence ATGGCTACACTGATCACAAGCGACTGCATTAACTGCGGAGCCTGCGAGCCGGAGTGCCCCAATACCGCCATCTACCAGGGCGGTGTGGACTGGGAACTCGGGGACGCCACGTCGCCAGCCATCTCGGAAGATATATTCTATATCGTGCCCCAGAAATGCACCGAGTGCGTGGGGTTTTATGAGCAGGAAGCCTGTGCTGCGGTCTGCCCGGTCGACTGCTGCATTCCCGACCCAGACATCCCGGAGACCGAAGACGTCCTGATTGCGCGCGCCAAAGAGCTGCACCCCGACCAGAGCTTTGAGGGGGACTTCCCGTCCCGGTTCAAGGTCGGTGGGGAAGAAGCCCCGGCTGAACCGGCTGAATCCGCCGAAGCTCCCGCTCCACAGGCCAACGGCGCGGCCGAACCGGCCCCGGTCGCGGCTCCTGCTCCGGCGGCCCCAGCGACGGTCGCCCCAAAACCTGTGGCCGTCCCCGTCCCCAAAAGGGAGCTGCGCGAGCGCCTCTTTCCCGGTGAGCTGGCCGAGAGCTATGAGGCCGCCCTGTCCCGTATTGCCCCGGCTCGGGCGAATATCGGGCTCGGCTCTGTCGTTGCTCTCCTGCAACCGCTGCTCGGTGCGCTGCCCGCTTCGACCAAAAACTCCCTGGAAGAAGCCCTGGATGATCCGCGCTACTTCAGCGCTGCCTCGTCCACCGGCATGAACGTCCTGCTGAACATGGTTCTGTATCCGGTCGTGTGTCTGGCCGCCTATTCCGCGATGGGCGGCGAGTTGTTCAGCCAGCAGGCCAACGCGAGTATTTTTATCGGCCTGCTGATCGCCTCGGGCGAAACCGTCGTCCGCCTGCGGGAAGCCCTGTTTCAAGGCGTGTCCAGCGATGAGGCGCGCTTCCGCGGCGCACCCTACGGCCTGGCTCTGGCGCCCCTGACCGCCCCGTTTCTCGGCATGCGCGCCAAGCGTTCGCAAGAGCAGGGTGCCATCCCGGTCGAGGGCTATTACAGCGGCGAGTTTGACGAAAAGACAGAGCGTTCACGTCGCTATGGCGAGGCGTATAGCGTGGAAACCGAGAATAATGCCTACCTGTTGCGCCTGGAGTTGCCGCGTCGCGTGCCGGTCTCTGCCAGGAAACGCGAACTGGGCATTGGCGATGAGATGCCCGACTACGAGTACGAGCTGTCCCTGCAGGAAGATCACTTTCTGGTCAAGGGCAGTCTGACCGACCCCGAGATCCGGCAATTGGCGGCCATCTCGCCCGCTTTTCCGCCCGATTTCACCAAGCGCATCACGTTTGACCGTCCGGTCTCGAGCTTCAAGCACCGCTATCGGGACAAGACCCTCGAAGTGATCCTGTTTCAACGCTAG